One Gossypium raimondii isolate GPD5lz chromosome 3, ASM2569854v1, whole genome shotgun sequence genomic window carries:
- the LOC105797219 gene encoding protein CURLY FLAG LEAF 1: protein MGKTTSEFENLWKKRNLEEPLDGDEETLIKRSKTERTKPGFDMELHLDTPLPIEWQRCLDLQSGTIHFYNSRTDTRTCKDPRTSPECPSTGHMSLDLELNLPCVSNATNPEAVSKQNCVGSVEKKLNSWGGLMQKRPWLTVEEAKEEEVEMVATVCRQCHMLVMLIKSSPACPNCKFRHPPPDQGPPKLCNQRHSLLC, encoded by the exons ATGGGGAAGACCACGTCGGAGTTTGAGAATTTATGGAAGAAGAGAAACTTGGAAGAGCCTTTAGATGGTGACGAAGAAACTCTCATTAAGCGATCGAAAACCGAAAGAACAAAACCAGGGTTTGATATGGAGCTTCACCTCGACACTCCATTGCCTATAGAGTGGCAAAGATGTCTTGATCTTCAG TCAGGGACGATACACTTTTACAATTCAAGGACTGATACGAGAACTTGTAAGGATCCAAGGACAAGCCCTGAGTGTCCAAGCACTGGTCACATGAGTTTAGACCTTGAGCTAAACTTACCATGCGTTTCTAATGCAACAAATCCGGAAGCGGTGAGCAAGCAAAACTGTGTCGGCTCAGTTGAGAAGAAGCTCAACAGTTGGGGAGGATTAATGCAGAAGCGTCCGTGGTTAACGGTGGAAGAGGCGAAGGAGGAAGAGGTGGAGATGGTAGCAACAGTGTGCAGGCAGTGCCATATGTTGGTGATGCTAATCAAATCATCACCTGCTTGCCCTAATTGCAAATTCAGGCACCCACCACCAGACCAAGGCCCTCCAAAACTATGCAACCAAAGGCATAGCCTCCTGTGCTAG